The DNA segment CTGCAAGTGGAAGATCGAGACGAACACCAGCACCATCAACGGCAGGTACAGCGGATACAGGCGGAAAACCCGTGACACGCCGAACGCCAGCCAGTCGTGGTTGCGGCCTTGCGCGAGCAAGCGGCTCCAGAACAGAAACCCGGTGATCATGAAGAACAGCGCCACGCTGCCCTGCCCGAGCATCGAATAGAAGTTGCTCGGGGGGAAATCGATGACCCCGGTGCGCAGGAAAATCCAGGTGATGATCGAGTGGTGCACGAACACACCAAACGCCAGATAGCCACGCAGGCCGTCGATGCTGGCATATCGACTTTCACCGGAATGCTGCAGGTGCCGAGCGATTTTCGGCACCGCGCGCAACAGCAGGGCGGAAGTAATGATGGCCAGCAGATAGGCGGCCAGTGCAAATAGAGGATTGGTTTCGACCATCACTGAACCCGGGCCGGGGTGTTGCCGGCCAGCACTTGCCTGTGCAGATTTTCAACCGCGGATTTAGACGCCGTCATGGCGTACCCCTGGAGCAACGCATCGAGGTGATCCTCGAACAGCCAGCGTTTGTCGACAGTGTAACGTTGCATATGACGCAAATTGCGTTGACGCATCGAAAGACTGAGCGGGGTAGGGTAGATGCGCAGGTCGGCCAGGTCGATCAAGCCGAACTCGCCATCTTCCAGCACCAGTACGTTACCCAGATGCAGAGAGCGGAAATACACGCCTTTTTCGTGCAATTGCGCCATGAATTTGCCGAAACGCTCCACCAGCGCCTGGCGCACCGCCGGAGCCGTAATGCTTTGCAGCACCTGACGCAGCGTGTGCCCCGGTAGCGGCGCGTAATGCACGGCACTGCTGCCATCGTCGAGTCGGTACAGATTCAATATTTGCGGGGTCGGAATGCCCACCTGGCGCAGTTGTTCGCTGTTGACCGCGAAACGTTCGGAGTAGGGATTGAAGCTGCCGGAGGTGTACCAGCGGCGACGGCGGAACAGCTTGAGGAAACTGCCGTCGGTCAGGCGCAGGACTTTCGGGCCGAGGCCATCTTCTTCAATGATCCGGGCCGTGCTGCTCATGTGCTCCAGATCAGCGGTCGCAAGCTTTTGCACCGGCTGGATCAACAGGCGCCGCGCGCGTTGATTGATGCTCAACGCTGCGATCAGTGCCAGCGGGATCCACAACAGGAACCAGTGCTCCTTGGGCCGCGAGATTATTCCGCCGCCTTCGGTCAGCCCGGCGCCGATACCGAATACCAGCCAGGTCGAGGCAATGATCAGCAGTGGCTGCACGCGCTGGCGCCAACTACTCAGCAGGCCCCACAGCAGGAAGAACAACCAGGGCAGCAAGCCGATGATGCCGACGTAATACAGCACACCCAGGGCAAAACTGTGCGGCTCCTGAAAACTGACACCGTTACCGGGGTCTACGGCAAGGCTGGCGCTGTAGCCATGACCGATCCATGGATGATCGGCAATCATGTGCAGTACCTTCTGCCAGATTTCCAGGCGATAGGAGTCGCCACGTTCGGTGATCATCTGCGAAAACTGCGTAATGACTGCTACGCCGCTCAGGACCAGCGCGACCAGTAACCCCACCGAGCGCCTGTTCCAGCAGATGAAGCACAGCCACAGCGCCGCCATGGTCAGTGCCACCAACGGTGTCCGGGAACCCGTACCGATCACGGCCATGAACATGATTGCCATCGCCGGCACGCTGAGCCACATCATCTGGCGGCGCTTGCAGGTCATGGTCACGCTCAGCCAATAGGCACTGAAGAAGCCGAACAGGTGCGAGCTGAGCAACGGATTGTCGAAGGCACCACCACCGATCAGGCGCATGCCTGGTTCATAAACCCGGGCGAACATGAACAGGAAAATGGTCGTGGCAATCAGCGCGACCAGCGCCGCGCCGAACAGCAGGGGTTGCAGGATATCGCTGCGATAGCGCACCAGCAGGTAACAGCCGGCAAACAGCAGCAGGGTGTGCAGCGGTGGCTTGAGCATTCCGCCGAAAGGCTCGCCACCGGGCCCCCACGCGAGGCTGAGCAAGGCCCACGCAGCAAACAGCAGGACGGCAATGAAGATCGGCTCGCGCAGCAGCTCCTTGAGTTCGCGCGGGCGCAGGCATAGCGCGATCAGTGTCGGAATGCTGAACAGGCCGTAGAACAACTTGTGATGAAGGCTTCGACCTGGCAAGAAGAACAGCGCGCACAGGAGCAGGAAATAACCGGTGGGAAGCATCCACAGGCTAATGAAATCGAAAATCCGATTGGATGTACTGCTGAAGCCGCGAAGTTGCATGCTGTGAGATTCATTCCTGAGGTTGATCGACCATTCGAGTGATGGCTATTTGATGCGGAAAAAGATGCCTAACAATAACAGCCTTTCGCCGATTGCCAGAACCCTGAAGAAGCTGTGCTAAAGTCAGCGTCCTTTTTATCGACTTTCGCGTGATATGACCGACTCCAGTCCCGCCGCAAGCCCCTCGAGCTTGAAAATCTACTTCCGCCTGCTCGGCTACGTCCGGCCGTACATCAGTCTGTTTCTGATCAGCATCGTCGGTTTTCTGATTTTCGCTTCGACCCAGCCGATGCTCGGCTACATCCTCAAGTATTTCGTTGACGGTCTGTCCAATCCTGAAGCGGTACTGTTTCCAAGCGTGCCTTACCTGCGTGACCTGCAACTGCTGCAGGCCGTGCCGCTGCTGATCATTCTGATCGCGGCGTGGCAGGGTCTGGGATCTTATCTGGGCAACTATTTTCTGGCCAAGGTTTCTCTTGGCCTGGTTCACGATCTGCGCGTGCAGTTGTTCAACAATCTGCTGGTGCTGCCGAACCGCTATTTCGACAAGCATAACTCCGGCCACCTGATTTCGCGCATTACCTTCAACGTGACCATGGTCACGGGGGCGGCAACAGATGCGATCAAGGTCGTAATCCGTGAAGGCATGACGGTGATCTTCCTGTTTGCCTCGCTGCTGTTCATGAACTGGAAACTGACCCTGGTGATGGTGGC comes from the Pseudomonas sp. RSB 5.4 genome and includes:
- a CDS encoding O-antigen ligase family protein, with product MQLRGFSSTSNRIFDFISLWMLPTGYFLLLCALFFLPGRSLHHKLFYGLFSIPTLIALCLRPRELKELLREPIFIAVLLFAAWALLSLAWGPGGEPFGGMLKPPLHTLLLFAGCYLLVRYRSDILQPLLFGAALVALIATTIFLFMFARVYEPGMRLIGGGAFDNPLLSSHLFGFFSAYWLSVTMTCKRRQMMWLSVPAMAIMFMAVIGTGSRTPLVALTMAALWLCFICWNRRSVGLLVALVLSGVAVITQFSQMITERGDSYRLEIWQKVLHMIADHPWIGHGYSASLAVDPGNGVSFQEPHSFALGVLYYVGIIGLLPWLFFLLWGLLSSWRQRVQPLLIIASTWLVFGIGAGLTEGGGIISRPKEHWFLLWIPLALIAALSINQRARRLLIQPVQKLATADLEHMSSTARIIEEDGLGPKVLRLTDGSFLKLFRRRRWYTSGSFNPYSERFAVNSEQLRQVGIPTPQILNLYRLDDGSSAVHYAPLPGHTLRQVLQSITAPAVRQALVERFGKFMAQLHEKGVYFRSLHLGNVLVLEDGEFGLIDLADLRIYPTPLSLSMRQRNLRHMQRYTVDKRWLFEDHLDALLQGYAMTASKSAVENLHRQVLAGNTPARVQ